A genomic segment from Chlorogloeopsis sp. ULAP01 encodes:
- a CDS encoding glycosyltransferase, which yields MPTISVVMTVYNGEKTIVETISSVIKQTFSDFEIIVINNGSTDRTLEALHSIEDERIKVFSYDHVDLPTSLNRCFFHATGEFIAFLDADDLWTSDKLELQLQALQKNSKAGIAYSWTSFIDEQGKLLGKGEPVYFKGNVLTNLLVGNFIASGSNALIRRQAIESGEYFDPACGSCTDWDYWLRIASKWEFVVVPKYQVFYRQSSHSTSSKIEQMEKACFFVVDKTFKTLPSEFQHLKNRSLATVYQYCTRKYLQNYSYNVDNLIQARKKLWLAIKLHPPILLQENAQRLIVGIIKRWLVIELLKTKFLASRAS from the coding sequence ATGCCAACTATTTCTGTTGTAATGACTGTCTATAATGGTGAGAAAACTATTGTAGAAACAATATCATCAGTTATCAAGCAAACTTTTAGCGATTTTGAAATTATTGTTATTAACAACGGCTCTACCGATAGAACATTAGAAGCACTACATAGTATTGAAGACGAGCGCATTAAAGTTTTCTCCTATGACCATGTAGACTTACCTACATCTCTCAATCGTTGTTTCTTTCATGCAACAGGAGAATTTATTGCTTTTCTAGACGCAGACGATTTATGGACAAGCGATAAACTAGAGCTACAATTGCAAGCCTTACAAAAAAATTCAAAAGCAGGCATTGCTTATAGTTGGACTAGTTTTATAGATGAACAAGGAAAATTGTTAGGTAAAGGTGAGCCTGTATATTTTAAAGGCAATGTATTGACTAATTTATTAGTAGGTAATTTTATAGCTAGTGGCTCTAATGCTTTGATTCGCAGACAAGCTATTGAATCGGGGGAATATTTCGACCCTGCATGTGGAAGTTGTACTGATTGGGATTATTGGCTTAGGATTGCATCTAAATGGGAATTTGTAGTAGTTCCTAAATACCAAGTTTTTTATCGTCAATCTTCACATTCCACATCGTCAAAAATTGAGCAGATGGAAAAGGCTTGTTTTTTTGTCGTTGACAAAACCTTTAAGACTCTTCCATCAGAATTTCAACACCTCAAGAATCGAAGTTTAGCTACAGTATATCAATATTGCACACGCAAATATTTGCAGAACTATAGCTATAATGTTGATAATTTGATTCAAGCTCGTAAAAAGTTGTGGTTAGCAATCAAATTGCATCCACCAATTTTACTACAAGAAAATGCTCAACGTCTGATTGTGGGCATTATTAAAAGGTGGTTAGTCATAGAACTATTAAAAACAAAGTTTTTAGCTAGCCGAGCATCTTGA
- the ftsH gene encoding ATP-dependent zinc metalloprotease FtsH: MKSFEKKTPMKQQPTKRIALTGALAAGLMMLPGFVGGTPALAQKAERDSLTYGELFQKIDRGEVKRVELDESEQIARVYLKGQQPDAQPLQVKLLEQNPELISTLKANREVQFEEVSTANSRAAVGLLINLMWILPLIALMLLFLRRSTNASSQAMNFGKSKARFQMEAKTGITFSDVAGIEEAKEELQEVVTFLKQPEKFTAVGARIPKGVLLVGPPGTGKTLLAKAIAGEAGVPFFSISGSEFVEMFVGVGASRVRDLFKKAKENAPCLIFIDEIDAVGRQRGAGIGGGNDEREQTLNQLLTEMDGFEGNTGIIIIAATNRPDVLDTALLRPGRFDRQVIVDAPDRKGRLEILKVHSRNKRIDPAVSLEVVARRTPGFTGADLANLLNEAAILTARRRKEAITQIEIDDAIDRLTIGFTLNPLLDSKKKRLIAYHEVGHALLATLLPQADPLNKVTIIPRSGGVGGFSQQILNEEMIDSGLYTRAWLKDNITMTLGGKASETEVFGEAEVTGGASNDLKMVTNLARKMVTMYGMSELGLVALETQNNDVFLGRDWVSRNEYSEEMATKIDRQVRELAVECYQEARRIIRENRSLVDRLVDLLVEQETIEGEKFRQIVSEYTQLPEKQQLASRETTTSGV; this comes from the coding sequence ATGAAAAGTTTTGAGAAAAAGACACCTATGAAACAGCAACCAACGAAGCGCATAGCTTTGACAGGGGCGCTGGCAGCCGGTTTGATGATGTTGCCAGGATTTGTTGGCGGTACTCCTGCCTTGGCACAAAAAGCAGAGCGTGACTCCCTTACTTATGGCGAGTTGTTTCAGAAAATTGATCGGGGAGAAGTTAAAAGAGTAGAACTAGACGAAAGCGAACAGATCGCAAGAGTGTACCTCAAAGGACAACAACCCGATGCACAACCTCTACAGGTAAAGCTTCTAGAGCAAAACCCAGAATTAATTTCCACACTGAAAGCAAATAGAGAGGTTCAGTTTGAGGAAGTTTCTACTGCTAATAGTAGGGCTGCGGTTGGTCTTTTGATCAACCTCATGTGGATTTTGCCACTGATTGCTTTGATGTTGTTATTTCTACGGCGTTCTACCAATGCTTCCAGTCAAGCAATGAATTTTGGTAAATCCAAAGCTCGCTTTCAAATGGAGGCAAAAACCGGAATCACATTTAGCGATGTAGCGGGTATTGAAGAAGCCAAAGAAGAACTACAAGAAGTTGTTACCTTCCTCAAACAACCAGAAAAATTTACTGCTGTCGGCGCACGTATTCCTAAAGGAGTACTATTAGTAGGTCCTCCCGGAACAGGTAAGACTCTTTTAGCAAAAGCCATTGCTGGTGAAGCTGGTGTACCTTTCTTCAGCATTTCCGGTTCAGAATTTGTGGAAATGTTTGTAGGTGTGGGTGCTTCTCGTGTGCGCGATCTATTTAAGAAAGCAAAAGAAAATGCTCCTTGTTTAATATTTATAGATGAAATTGATGCCGTAGGAAGACAAAGGGGTGCGGGAATTGGTGGTGGTAACGATGAGAGGGAGCAAACCCTCAATCAACTGCTGACTGAGATGGATGGTTTTGAAGGCAACACAGGCATCATCATTATTGCTGCCACCAACCGCCCGGATGTCTTAGATACAGCTTTATTGCGCCCTGGGCGATTTGATCGGCAAGTGATTGTTGATGCACCCGATCGCAAAGGACGTTTGGAAATTTTAAAAGTCCATTCCCGAAACAAAAGAATTGATCCAGCAGTTTCTCTAGAAGTTGTTGCTCGTCGTACACCAGGCTTTACAGGAGCAGATTTAGCTAACCTGCTTAACGAAGCGGCAATTCTGACAGCACGCAGACGTAAAGAAGCCATTACCCAGATAGAAATTGATGATGCGATTGATCGCCTCACAATTGGGTTTACTCTCAATCCACTGTTAGATAGTAAGAAAAAGCGTTTGATTGCTTATCATGAGGTAGGGCATGCTCTGTTGGCTACACTTTTACCACAGGCAGATCCGTTAAATAAGGTGACAATTATTCCTCGTTCTGGTGGTGTTGGTGGTTTCTCCCAACAAATTCTAAATGAAGAAATGATTGATAGCGGTCTTTACACTCGTGCTTGGCTCAAAGACAATATCACCATGACTTTAGGAGGAAAAGCCTCAGAAACTGAGGTATTTGGAGAAGCTGAAGTTACAGGTGGAGCTAGTAACGATTTAAAAATGGTAACTAACCTAGCCCGAAAGATGGTAACAATGTATGGAATGTCTGAGTTAGGTTTAGTGGCTTTAGAAACTCAAAATAATGATGTGTTTCTAGGCAGAGACTGGGTGAGTCGCAATGAGTATTCCGAAGAAATGGCAACTAAAATTGACAGACAGGTGCGGGAGCTTGCTGTTGAATGCTACCAGGAAGCTCGTCGCATCATCCGTGAAAATAGATCGCTGGTAGATCGGCTTGTTGACTTGTTGGTAGAACAAGAGACAATTGAAGGGGAGAAATTCCGCCAAATTGTTTCTGAATATACTCAACTGCCAGAAAAACAACAATTAGCTTCTAGAGAAACAACAACTAGCGGTGTCTAG
- a CDS encoding NADPH-dependent FMN reductase, translated as MVKIVGIGGSLRAGSHSQMALRLAAQRTEALGAEVEILDLREMQLPFCTGGGEYPDYPDVQRLQDAVSSADGLILATPEYHGSVSGVLKNALDLMSFDQLSDKVVGLISVLGGQSNSNALNDLRVIMRWVHAWVIPEQIAVGQAWNAFNSEGKLLDEKLSQRFDQFAQSLVDNTRKLRGVN; from the coding sequence ATGGTCAAAATTGTTGGTATTGGTGGTAGTTTAAGAGCCGGCTCCCATAGCCAGATGGCTTTACGTCTAGCAGCGCAACGCACAGAAGCCTTAGGCGCAGAAGTAGAAATTCTCGATTTGCGAGAAATGCAGTTACCGTTTTGTACTGGAGGAGGAGAGTATCCAGATTACCCAGATGTGCAACGGTTACAAGATGCTGTTAGCAGCGCTGATGGGTTAATTTTGGCGACACCAGAGTATCACGGTAGCGTGAGTGGCGTCCTCAAAAACGCCTTAGATTTAATGAGTTTCGATCAGTTGTCTGACAAGGTTGTTGGGTTGATTAGCGTCTTGGGTGGACAATCTAACAGCAACGCCTTAAATGACTTGCGAGTCATTATGCGCTGGGTACACGCTTGGGTAATTCCCGAACAAATAGCTGTTGGGCAGGCATGGAACGCTTTTAACTCAGAAGGTAAGCTCTTAGATGAGAAGCTTTCTCAAAGATTTGACCAATTTGCCCAGAGTTTAGTTGATAATACCCGCAAGTTGCGAGGCGTGAATTAG
- a CDS encoding ferrochelatase, translated as MVATPEKLEHTHEHLPSQQRVAVLLMGYGEVESYEDFANYNEQALNLLTAKFAPVPTWIYPPLARILALFDRHEWGHQHNDFISPHNAIFEKQREGIEKNLQQRWGDCVQVFKAFNFCAPFLPAQVLAEIKNQGFDKLLIYPLLVVDSIFTSGIAIEQVNKALSELADGNEHWVKGLRYIPSFYNEPAYIDLMVHLVEEKITRDLATAYLPAEIGIVLMNHGCPHKAKGFTSGITESQALYDLVRDKLINRYPLISVGWLNHDTPLIEWTQPSAEQAAKNLIQLGAKVVVFMPIGFATENHETLLDVHHIIHALEKKHKSVNYVQMPCVNDRPEFLAMAAQWANSHIEELFTEQGTVVKSQLANNHHHHHH; from the coding sequence GTGGTTGCCACGCCGGAAAAACTAGAACATACCCACGAGCATTTACCAAGTCAACAACGGGTAGCCGTACTGTTGATGGGCTATGGCGAAGTCGAAAGCTATGAAGATTTCGCTAATTATAACGAACAGGCTTTAAATCTACTAACAGCTAAATTCGCACCAGTACCTACTTGGATTTATCCCCCCTTGGCAAGAATTTTGGCTTTATTTGATCGCCATGAATGGGGACACCAACACAATGATTTTATTTCTCCCCATAACGCTATATTTGAAAAGCAACGAGAAGGTATTGAAAAGAATTTGCAACAAAGATGGGGCGATTGCGTTCAGGTATTCAAAGCATTTAACTTCTGCGCCCCTTTCCTTCCTGCACAAGTCCTAGCAGAAATTAAAAACCAAGGTTTTGATAAACTTCTGATTTACCCATTACTAGTAGTTGATTCTATTTTCACTAGTGGTATCGCGATCGAGCAAGTTAACAAAGCTTTATCAGAATTGGCTGATGGTAACGAACACTGGGTAAAAGGGCTACGTTATATTCCTTCTTTTTACAATGAACCAGCCTACATCGATTTGATGGTTCATCTTGTTGAAGAGAAAATAACCAGGGACTTAGCCACAGCTTACCTACCAGCAGAAATAGGTATTGTTTTGATGAATCACGGTTGTCCCCATAAAGCCAAAGGATTCACCTCTGGGATTACTGAGAGTCAGGCGCTATACGACTTGGTACGCGATAAATTAATCAACCGTTATCCTTTAATTTCTGTGGGTTGGTTGAACCACGACACACCCCTAATTGAATGGACGCAACCAAGTGCCGAACAAGCGGCGAAAAACCTTATTCAACTGGGTGCAAAAGTTGTGGTGTTTATGCCCATCGGTTTTGCGACAGAAAACCACGAAACTCTATTGGATGTACACCATATTATTCATGCATTAGAGAAAAAGCATAAGAGCGTTAACTACGTACAAATGCCTTGTGTTAATGATCGCCCTGAGTTTTTAGCTATGGCAGCCCAATGGGCAAATTCTCACATTGAAGAGTTATTTACAGAACAAGGCACAGTTGTTAAATCGCAGTTAGCGAACAACCATCATCATCACCATCATTAA
- a CDS encoding MFS transporter produces MFPTEPAAVNNGFGVLLKNRGFMLLWIGQLLSQMADKVFFVLMVALLENYPPPVGLAQNSMYSTLMMAFTIPAILFGSAGGVFVDRFPKKIIMVGSDLVRGLLTLLIPFLPREFLVLLLMTFAISTITQFFAPAEQAAIPLIVRKENLMAANALFSSTMMGALIVGFAIGEPILSWSKDVLGPNYGQELVVTILYLSSAGMMQFINFKDNRTLDNSEPVIHPWTDFKQGLRYLKSNRLVLNAMLQLITLYCVFAALTVLAIRLAEEFGLKEKQFGFFLAAAGVGMVLGAAILGHWADKVHHKPLPLFGFLMMAVVLGVFTFTHNLLLALGLCAVLGIGAALVGVPMQTLIQQQTPPSMHGKVFGFQNHAVNIALSAPLVITGPVTDALGLRSVLVGMSVIVAVVGVWAWQNTRKVLQDVI; encoded by the coding sequence ATGTTTCCAACTGAACCTGCTGCCGTAAATAATGGATTTGGTGTTCTGCTTAAAAACCGTGGCTTTATGCTGCTGTGGATAGGACAGTTATTATCCCAGATGGCCGATAAAGTCTTCTTTGTTTTGATGGTAGCCCTACTAGAAAACTACCCACCTCCTGTCGGTTTAGCACAAAACTCCATGTACTCAACTTTGATGATGGCGTTTACAATACCAGCCATTCTGTTTGGTTCTGCTGGGGGTGTCTTTGTTGACCGCTTTCCGAAAAAGATTATCATGGTTGGCTCTGATTTGGTACGCGGTCTATTAACGTTGCTAATTCCCTTTTTGCCACGGGAGTTCCTGGTTCTGTTACTGATGACTTTTGCGATCTCCACAATCACGCAGTTTTTTGCCCCCGCAGAGCAAGCAGCCATTCCGTTGATAGTACGAAAAGAAAATTTAATGGCAGCTAATGCGCTATTTAGCAGCACGATGATGGGCGCTCTCATTGTTGGGTTTGCGATCGGTGAACCAATATTGAGTTGGTCGAAAGATGTGCTAGGGCCAAATTACGGTCAAGAGCTTGTTGTCACCATCTTATACCTATCTTCTGCGGGCATGATGCAGTTTATCAACTTTAAAGACAACAGAACTCTTGATAATAGTGAACCTGTCATCCATCCTTGGACAGACTTTAAACAGGGCTTGCGCTATCTCAAAAGTAATCGTTTAGTACTAAACGCCATGCTGCAACTAATCACTCTATATTGTGTATTTGCAGCTTTAACGGTGTTGGCAATTCGATTGGCAGAGGAATTTGGCTTAAAAGAGAAACAATTCGGCTTTTTCTTAGCAGCAGCAGGGGTAGGAATGGTCTTGGGAGCAGCAATTTTGGGGCATTGGGCTGATAAAGTACATCACAAGCCTTTACCCTTGTTTGGATTTTTAATGATGGCAGTAGTTTTGGGAGTATTTACCTTTACCCATAATTTATTGTTAGCGTTGGGGCTTTGTGCCGTCTTGGGAATTGGTGCAGCTTTAGTTGGTGTACCAATGCAAACTTTAATTCAACAGCAAACACCACCTTCAATGCATGGTAAAGTATTTGGATTTCAAAATCATGCCGTTAACATTGCTCTGTCGGCTCCACTGGTAATTACTGGCCCTGTCACTGATGCTTTGGGCTTGCGAAGCGTGCTTGTGGGAATGAGCGTAATTGTTGCTGTAGTTGGTGTGTGGGCTTGGCAAAATACCCGTAAAGTTTTGCAAGATGTGATTTAG
- the ilvB gene encoding biosynthetic-type acetolactate synthase large subunit — MRSRSQIGATQIENHTQSNVSLSPVAMPRRASGGFALLDSLKRHGVEYIFGYPGGAILPIYDELYFEQASGGIKHILVRHEQGAAHAADGYARATGKVGVCFGTSGPGATNLVTGIATAYMDSIPMVVVTGQVPRKMIGTDAFQETDIYGITLPIVKHSYVVRDPKDMGRIVAEAFHIASTGRPGPVLVDVPKDVAFEEFDYVPVEPGSVKLPGYRPTVKGNPRQINAAIQLIRESRRPLLYVGGGAIASGAYEELQELAELFNIPVTTTLMGLGAFDEHHPLSLNMLGMHGTAYANFAVTDCDLLICVGARFDDRVTGKLDEFASRAKVIHIDIDPAEVGKNRVPDVPIVGDVKNVLTDILRRCRELDIKSTPNQTQEWLRLINRWKEEYPLVVPQHPDSMSPQEVIVEVARQAPNAIYTTDVGQHQMWSAQFLKTGPRRWISSGGLGTMGFGLPAAMGAKVAFPEQEVICISGDASFQMCLQELGTLAQYGINVKTVIVNNGWQGMVRQWQQAFHGERYSCSNMEVGMPDVELLCKAYGIKGIVINSREELPNAIAEMLAHNGPVIIDAHVTKDENCYPMVAPGKSNAQMVGLPKQAPKTDVEPVYCGNCGAKNAPNNNFCPECGTKL; from the coding sequence GTGCGATCGCGTTCCCAAATAGGTGCCACACAAATTGAGAATCACACCCAGTCTAATGTCTCCTTGTCGCCAGTCGCAATGCCCAGACGTGCTTCTGGTGGTTTTGCATTGCTTGACAGTCTCAAACGCCACGGCGTTGAATATATTTTTGGTTATCCTGGCGGCGCGATTCTGCCAATTTATGATGAACTTTATTTTGAACAAGCCTCTGGCGGTATTAAGCACATCCTAGTCAGACACGAACAAGGCGCAGCCCATGCCGCAGATGGCTACGCTCGCGCTACGGGCAAGGTAGGAGTGTGCTTTGGTACTTCTGGCCCAGGGGCGACTAATTTAGTCACAGGCATTGCTACTGCCTACATGGATTCGATTCCGATGGTAGTTGTCACAGGACAAGTGCCACGGAAAATGATTGGTACGGATGCGTTTCAAGAAACTGATATTTACGGAATTACGCTACCAATCGTCAAGCACTCTTACGTAGTGCGTGATCCCAAAGATATGGGACGAATTGTGGCTGAGGCATTCCATATTGCCAGTACGGGAAGACCTGGCCCTGTTTTGGTTGATGTCCCCAAAGACGTGGCATTTGAAGAATTTGACTATGTGCCAGTAGAACCGGGTTCAGTAAAATTACCTGGATATCGCCCGACTGTAAAAGGAAATCCACGCCAGATTAACGCCGCAATTCAACTGATTCGCGAAAGCCGTCGTCCTTTACTGTACGTGGGTGGAGGTGCGATCGCCTCTGGTGCTTACGAAGAACTTCAAGAACTAGCTGAACTCTTCAATATTCCCGTCACTACTACATTGATGGGTTTGGGTGCCTTTGACGAACATCATCCCTTGTCTTTAAATATGTTGGGAATGCACGGCACTGCTTATGCCAACTTTGCTGTCACTGACTGCGACTTGCTGATTTGTGTTGGTGCAAGATTTGACGATCGCGTCACTGGCAAGCTGGATGAATTCGCTTCCCGCGCTAAAGTTATTCACATTGACATTGATCCCGCAGAAGTCGGCAAAAACCGCGTTCCCGATGTACCCATCGTTGGAGACGTGAAAAACGTCCTCACTGATATTTTGCGGCGATGTCGAGAATTGGATATCAAGAGTACGCCCAACCAAACCCAAGAATGGTTGAGATTAATCAATCGCTGGAAGGAAGAATATCCCCTGGTAGTTCCCCAGCATCCAGATAGTATGTCACCGCAAGAGGTGATTGTAGAAGTAGCTCGGCAAGCGCCCAATGCCATCTACACCACTGATGTCGGACAACATCAAATGTGGTCAGCGCAATTTCTCAAAACAGGGCCGCGACGCTGGATTTCTAGTGGTGGATTGGGAACGATGGGCTTTGGCTTGCCTGCCGCAATGGGTGCCAAAGTTGCTTTCCCCGAACAAGAAGTTATCTGTATTAGCGGTGATGCCAGCTTCCAGATGTGCTTGCAAGAACTTGGTACTCTAGCACAGTATGGCATTAATGTCAAGACTGTAATTGTCAATAATGGCTGGCAAGGCATGGTGCGTCAATGGCAGCAAGCTTTCCACGGCGAGCGTTACTCATGCTCGAATATGGAAGTAGGAATGCCAGATGTTGAGTTACTGTGCAAAGCTTATGGGATCAAGGGCATAGTCATCAATAGCCGGGAGGAATTGCCAAATGCGATCGCCGAAATGTTAGCTCACAATGGCCCGGTAATTATCGATGCCCATGTCACCAAAGATGAAAACTGCTACCCAATGGTAGCCCCCGGTAAGAGCAACGCTCAAATGGTTGGCTTACCCAAGCAGGCTCCAAAAACCGACGTAGAACCTGTGTATTGTGGCAATTGTGGTGCGAAAAATGCTCCTAATAATAACTTCTGTCCTGAGTGTGGGACTAAGTTGTAA
- a CDS encoding alpha/beta fold hydrolase encodes MYFPPYNPPLFLQNGVAMTVYASLWGSLNWEKSTKFPEPPYKEQIFRGGQGVPIFGWVAIPKNAHSTIIGTYGITGDLENQWFLRLLGRKAYTQGYAVVLFDWRAHGKTANLSPTLTSDGLYEGEDFVRIAATAAKMGCPSKFWFTGYSLGGQLALWAVKAAMELTQSTENLGITVSDIGGAAVICPNLDSRRSLTYLVSYPAGKYFEARIAQSLKNLAWQLHQAHPGSFEKEAIERANSIWGFDRELVIGRLGFSSPEAYYDASSALPLLKSLSKPTLILYAQDDPFFDPAIVPDLQAICAKNPAIDLLLTHHGGHVGYLSSNRCQRQAQDSDLWWAWNRILQWLEQQSK; translated from the coding sequence ATGTATTTCCCGCCATACAATCCGCCACTATTTTTGCAAAATGGAGTGGCAATGACTGTCTATGCTTCTTTGTGGGGATCTCTTAACTGGGAAAAATCTACAAAATTTCCAGAGCCTCCTTACAAGGAACAAATTTTTAGAGGTGGGCAAGGCGTACCAATTTTTGGCTGGGTGGCTATACCTAAAAATGCTCACAGCACAATTATCGGCACCTATGGTATTACAGGGGACTTAGAAAACCAATGGTTTCTTAGGCTTCTTGGACGTAAGGCATACACACAAGGATATGCTGTAGTTTTATTTGATTGGCGCGCTCATGGTAAAACAGCCAATTTGTCACCGACGCTAACTAGTGATGGTTTGTATGAGGGGGAAGATTTTGTCCGCATTGCCGCAACTGCTGCAAAAATGGGATGTCCAAGCAAATTTTGGTTTACAGGTTATTCTTTAGGGGGGCAATTAGCACTGTGGGCAGTTAAAGCAGCAATGGAACTGACTCAGAGCACAGAAAATTTAGGCATTACAGTAAGTGATATTGGTGGTGCAGCAGTCATTTGTCCTAACTTAGATTCGCGACGCTCTCTTACTTATTTAGTCAGCTACCCAGCAGGTAAATATTTTGAAGCCAGGATTGCCCAGAGTCTGAAAAATTTAGCATGGCAACTTCACCAAGCCCATCCTGGAAGTTTCGAGAAAGAGGCGATTGAAAGAGCGAATAGCATCTGGGGTTTTGACCGGGAACTAGTGATTGGAAGATTGGGTTTTTCTTCGCCTGAGGCTTACTATGACGCTAGCAGTGCTTTGCCATTACTAAAAAGTCTTTCCAAACCAACTTTAATTCTCTACGCACAAGACGATCCCTTCTTTGATCCAGCAATCGTCCCTGATTTACAAGCAATCTGCGCTAAGAATCCAGCTATAGATTTATTACTCACTCATCATGGTGGTCATGTTGGCTATTTAAGTAGCAACCGGTGCCAGCGTCAAGCACAAGACTCGGATTTATGGTGGGCGTGGAACCGGATTTTACAGTGGCTTGAGCAACAATCAAAATAA
- a CDS encoding superoxide dismutase family protein, with translation MVIKFSPLKPLFFISLCLALVWGFLFGQPSMSQTLPQAQVQITGDEISGTLNLTQRQDGVVEIQGQVRGSTAKLAPGLHGFHIHSVGVCDPNASPAYSSAGGHFDPGPFGNELPVQDNHPYHMGDLPNLEVNALGIATYSTQTSRVTITESPLTLFDGDGSAVIVHLLPDQQKAGGTAAEAGGGRIACGVVTRSL, from the coding sequence ATGGTGATCAAGTTTTCGCCACTAAAACCTTTATTTTTCATTAGTCTTTGTTTGGCACTAGTCTGGGGATTTCTATTCGGGCAACCGAGTATGTCGCAGACTCTGCCACAAGCACAAGTTCAGATTACGGGTGATGAAATTAGTGGTACTCTAAACCTCACTCAGCGTCAAGATGGTGTGGTAGAAATTCAAGGACAAGTTCGAGGCAGTACAGCAAAGCTGGCTCCTGGTTTACACGGTTTCCATATTCATTCTGTAGGAGTGTGCGACCCCAATGCTAGTCCTGCTTATAGCAGTGCCGGCGGACACTTTGATCCTGGGCCTTTTGGTAATGAACTTCCTGTACAGGATAACCATCCCTATCATATGGGTGACTTGCCCAACTTAGAAGTGAATGCGCTGGGCATTGCAACTTACAGTACCCAGACTAGTCGAGTCACAATAACAGAAAGCCCCCTCACCCTGTTTGATGGAGATGGTAGTGCAGTCATCGTTCACCTGTTACCAGATCAACAAAAAGCAGGTGGAACAGCAGCAGAAGCTGGTGGGGGAAGAATAGCCTGTGGAGTAGTGACTCGTAGTCTATAG